A region from the Micrococcus cohnii genome encodes:
- a CDS encoding DUF4870 domain-containing protein, whose product MSQTPRRATPKRAASAAPAQPVAAAPDAPGSTGTASWSAPEHGPGAPLTAKQDRERATLAHFGVALGFAAPLAVWLLYRDRGPFTAQEAKEALNFAVPPTLLMVLFFFLSLLPVMGPVFAVLAALTWIAMAVYGLMGGSQVNRGRPYRYPFNLRILR is encoded by the coding sequence GTGTCGCAGACCCCTCGCCGGGCCACGCCGAAGCGGGCCGCCTCGGCCGCCCCCGCCCAGCCCGTCGCCGCCGCGCCTGACGCCCCCGGCTCCACCGGCACGGCGTCATGGTCCGCCCCCGAGCACGGTCCGGGCGCCCCACTGACGGCGAAGCAGGACCGTGAACGGGCCACACTCGCGCACTTTGGCGTCGCACTGGGATTCGCCGCTCCCCTGGCCGTGTGGCTGCTGTATCGGGATCGAGGACCGTTCACAGCGCAGGAGGCCAAGGAAGCGCTGAACTTCGCCGTGCCGCCGACACTGCTGATGGTGCTCTTCTTCTTCCTGAGCCTGCTGCCGGTCATGGGCCCGGTGTTCGCGGTCCTGGCCGCGCTGACCTGGATCGCCATGGCGGTCTACGGGCTCATGGGCGGATCACAAGTGAACCGGGGACGACCGTACCGCTACCCGTTCAATCTGCGGATCCTGCGCTGA
- the hemW gene encoding radical SAM family heme chaperone HemW gives MPATLPLGDPVPEDGRLPEPVGRRVREAAASGRPRTFSLYVHVPFCTVRCGYCDFNTYTSADLGPGAGRADYVDTAIAELDHAVDVLAASEVPARELHTVFVGGGTPTLLPASDLARVVHAARDRFGMAPGAEISVEANPDTVDAAYLDELARAGVTRVSVGMQSAVPHVLATLERTHTPENIPRAVAAAKQAGLEVSLDLIYGTPGESMQDWRRSLEAVIGLEPDHVSAYSLIVEEGTKFGSQVARGQIPDVDPDDQADKYLLADELLGAAGYRWYEVSNWARDPDGTGARRARHNMVYWLDQDWWGVGPGAHSHLAGVRFWNAKHPAAYAQRLAQGTTPAVGRETPDAEARLLERVMLAVRLDTGLDMSVFDEASPAQRRHARESVAGLIAEGLVEGAEALRGRIVPTLQGRLRNDQIVRELLGF, from the coding sequence GTGCCCGCGACGCTGCCGCTCGGGGACCCGGTGCCCGAGGACGGCCGGCTGCCCGAGCCAGTGGGCCGGCGTGTGCGTGAGGCAGCCGCGTCGGGCCGCCCGCGCACGTTCAGTCTCTATGTGCATGTGCCGTTCTGCACGGTCCGATGCGGCTACTGTGACTTCAACACGTACACCTCGGCCGACCTCGGTCCCGGTGCCGGGCGTGCCGACTATGTCGACACGGCCATCGCCGAGCTGGACCATGCCGTGGACGTGCTGGCCGCCTCCGAGGTACCCGCCCGTGAGCTGCACACCGTCTTCGTGGGAGGCGGCACCCCCACGCTGCTGCCCGCCTCTGACCTGGCCCGCGTCGTGCACGCCGCCCGGGACAGGTTCGGCATGGCCCCCGGCGCCGAGATCAGCGTCGAGGCCAATCCGGACACCGTCGACGCCGCGTATCTCGACGAGCTCGCTCGAGCGGGCGTCACGCGCGTGTCCGTCGGCATGCAGTCCGCCGTGCCGCATGTGCTCGCCACGCTGGAGCGCACACACACCCCCGAGAACATTCCGCGGGCGGTCGCCGCGGCGAAGCAGGCCGGGCTCGAGGTGTCCCTGGACCTGATCTACGGCACCCCGGGGGAGTCGATGCAGGACTGGCGCCGGAGCCTGGAGGCGGTGATCGGTCTCGAACCGGATCACGTGAGCGCCTACTCGCTGATCGTCGAGGAGGGGACGAAGTTCGGCTCGCAGGTCGCGCGCGGGCAGATCCCCGACGTCGACCCCGACGACCAGGCGGACAAGTACCTGCTCGCCGACGAGCTGCTCGGCGCAGCCGGGTACCGGTGGTACGAGGTCTCGAACTGGGCCCGGGACCCCGACGGCACGGGAGCCCGGCGTGCCCGCCACAACATGGTCTACTGGCTGGACCAGGACTGGTGGGGTGTGGGCCCTGGCGCCCACTCGCACCTGGCCGGCGTCCGGTTCTGGAACGCCAAGCACCCGGCCGCTTATGCTCAGCGCCTCGCTCAGGGAACCACGCCGGCGGTCGGTCGGGAGACGCCCGACGCCGAGGCGCGGCTGCTCGAACGCGTCATGCTCGCGGTGCGGCTGGACACGGGCCTGGACATGTCCGTGTTCGACGAGGCGTCCCCGGCGCAGCGGCGGCACGCGCGTGAGTCCGTCGCCGGGCTGATCGCCGAGGGGCTCGTTGAGGGCGCTGAGGCGCTGCGAGGTCGGATCGTCCCGACTCTGCAGGGGCGGTTGCGCAACGACCAGATCGTGCGCGAGCTGCTCGGCTTCTGA
- the hrcA gene encoding heat-inducible transcriptional repressor HrcA, with product MSEQPRRLQVLQAIVEDYVALREPVGSKALVERHGLEVSSATVRNDMAALEEEGLIIAPHTSAGRIPTDMGYRVFVDRLCEVKPLSAAERRAVNSLLEPEADMEEMMETTVRLLAQLTHQVAVAQFPHDDGSTVRHLELVGLAPGRVLVVLILSSGRVDQRVVSVDGAPDEAGLAALRTVLRQCVDDLTPAQAAAALDSAPERVPPQERPVLGTLVEAVRSLLQAGRQDRIVMAGTANLARSPGDFPDSIGPILEALEEQVVLLRLLTEMEQDVRGLSVRIGSENSGSLADASVVAASYGPGAVAKLGVVGPTRMDYPGTMAAVRAIARYLSRILTT from the coding sequence ATGAGCGAACAGCCACGTCGCCTCCAGGTGCTGCAGGCGATCGTCGAGGACTACGTCGCGCTGCGTGAGCCCGTCGGGTCGAAGGCCCTCGTCGAGCGTCACGGCCTCGAGGTGTCCTCGGCCACCGTGCGCAATGACATGGCGGCCCTCGAGGAGGAGGGGCTCATCATCGCCCCGCACACCTCGGCCGGGCGGATCCCGACGGACATGGGCTACCGCGTGTTCGTCGACCGATTGTGTGAGGTGAAGCCTCTCTCGGCCGCCGAGCGCCGGGCCGTCAACTCCCTGCTGGAGCCCGAGGCGGACATGGAGGAGATGATGGAGACGACGGTGCGGCTGCTCGCGCAGCTCACACACCAGGTCGCCGTCGCCCAGTTCCCTCATGACGACGGCTCGACGGTGCGGCATCTGGAGCTGGTCGGGCTGGCGCCCGGCCGTGTGCTGGTGGTGCTGATCCTCTCCTCGGGACGCGTGGATCAGCGGGTCGTGTCCGTCGACGGCGCCCCGGACGAGGCCGGGCTCGCGGCGCTGCGCACGGTGCTGCGGCAGTGCGTCGACGACCTCACTCCGGCGCAGGCCGCCGCAGCGCTGGACTCGGCGCCCGAGCGGGTCCCGCCCCAGGAGCGGCCAGTGCTCGGCACCCTCGTCGAGGCCGTGCGGTCGCTGCTTCAGGCGGGACGACAGGACCGGATCGTCATGGCGGGCACCGCCAACCTGGCCCGCTCGCCCGGGGACTTTCCGGACTCGATCGGTCCCATCCTCGAGGCCCTCGAGGAGCAGGTCGTGCTCTTGCGGCTGCTCACAGAGATGGAGCAGGACGTGCGCGGACTCAGCGTGCGGATCGGCTCGGAGAATTCCGGGTCGCTCGCCGATGCCTCGGTCGTGGCGGCCTCCTACGGTCCCGGTGCGGTCGCCAAGCTCGGGGTCGTTGGCCCCACGCGCATGGACTATCCGGGCACCATGGCCGCCGTCCGGGCCATCGCCCGCTACCTCTCGCGCATTCTCACCACCTGA
- a CDS encoding DUF3097 family protein, whose amino-acid sequence MDWNTWGPAGHDKLTRPPAADVPDVPARRGTVVEDVSTGFVGAVVRVQRSGGVHVVVLEDRRGTTRSFPLGPGFWIDGRPVRLTPPRPDPAAAPRGPARTASGSVKVTGARARTARASRIWVEGVHDAELIEKVWGEDLRLEGIVVEPLHGVDDLGGLISEFGPSPTRRLGILVDHLVPGSKEERIAAQAMRVPGAAGNVLILGHPYVDVWQVIKPQVLGIEAWPVVPKGQDWKTGVLKGLGLPHATPADIGLGWKRLLSHVRTYADLEPALLGRVEELIDFLTEPEAR is encoded by the coding sequence ATGGACTGGAACACGTGGGGCCCGGCGGGCCACGACAAGCTCACCCGACCGCCCGCGGCCGACGTACCGGACGTGCCCGCGCGCCGCGGCACCGTCGTGGAGGACGTCTCCACCGGCTTTGTCGGCGCGGTGGTCCGAGTGCAGCGCAGCGGCGGCGTCCACGTGGTTGTCCTCGAGGATCGCCGCGGCACCACGCGCAGCTTCCCGCTCGGTCCGGGGTTCTGGATCGACGGCCGACCCGTGCGCCTGACCCCGCCCCGGCCCGATCCCGCGGCGGCACCGCGCGGCCCCGCCCGGACGGCCTCCGGATCGGTGAAGGTGACCGGGGCGCGGGCCAGGACCGCGCGTGCCTCCCGCATCTGGGTCGAGGGCGTGCACGACGCCGAGCTGATCGAGAAGGTCTGGGGCGAGGACCTGCGCCTGGAGGGGATCGTCGTCGAGCCCCTCCACGGCGTCGACGACCTCGGCGGTCTCATCAGCGAGTTCGGCCCCTCGCCCACTCGCCGGCTCGGCATCCTCGTCGACCACCTGGTTCCCGGTTCCAAGGAGGAGCGGATCGCGGCGCAGGCGATGCGCGTGCCCGGTGCCGCCGGCAACGTGCTGATCCTCGGCCATCCTTATGTGGACGTCTGGCAGGTGATCAAGCCTCAGGTGCTGGGCATCGAGGCATGGCCGGTCGTCCCGAAGGGTCAGGACTGGAAGACCGGAGTCCTCAAGGGCCTCGGCCTGCCGCACGCCACCCCGGCGGACATCGGACTGGGGTGGAAGCGCCTGCTCTCGCACGTGCGCACCTACGCGGACCTGGAGCCGGCACTGCTGGGCCGCGTCGAGGAGCTCATCGACTTCCTCACCGAGCCGGAGGCCCGCTGA